The Eremothecium gossypii ATCC 10895 chromosome IV, complete sequence genome contains a region encoding:
- the MCM4 gene encoding MCM DNA helicase complex subunit MCM4 (Syntenic homolog of Saccharomyces cerevisiae YPR019W (MCM4)) — translation MTSSPSRPQEASSPALFYNPSSSSQPDTYERGQQNAGNMIGSSPFHYPSSSQSQQNTRSNRGGAFSSQGVPRSERSYAGSSLPGTARTRLQHYGRSDIHASDLSSPRRMVNFNSPSTLSSSDPPSENDEPMRIIWGTNVSIQEVACTFKNFLMTFKYKYRKIKDEQELFINETTDEELYYVNQLHQMRQLGTCNLNLDVRNLISFPGTEKLYHQLLNYPQEVISIMDQAVKDCMVQLAVDIDGAEGNENLIEVESKIYKIRPYNLDSERGMRELNPNDIDKLVSIKGLVLRSTPVIPDMKLAFFKCSVCDHTTAVEIDRGIIQEPLRCPRVACNQRNSMSLIHNRCSFADKQVIKLQETPDLVPDGQTPHSVSLCIYDELVDSCRAGDRIEVTGIFRSIPIRANQRQRALKSLYKTYLDVVHVRKVSARRLDIDTSTVEQQILQNQMDNVEELRKVTDEDIAKINAVAARPDVYEVLARSIAPSIYELDDIKKGILLQLFGGTNKTFTKGGRYRGDINILLCGDPSTSKSQILQYVHKIAPRGVYTSGKGSSAVGLTAYITRDVDTKQLVLESGALVLSDGGVCCIDEFDKMSDSTRSVLHEVMEQQTISVAKAGIITTLNARTSILASANPIGSRYNPNLPVTENIDLPPPLLSRFDLVYLVLDKVSESTDRELAKHLTSLYLEDKPAHVSESDILPVHFLTMYINYAKQHIHPVITEGAKTELVRAYVNMRSMGDDSRADEKRITATTRQLESMIRLSEAHAKVRLSQQVEVSDVQEAVRLIKSAIKDYAIDPKTGKIDMNLIQTGKSVIQRKLQEDLAREIVRLLTERSADVITYNELARLLNENSQDRLDNMTISDALNRLQQEDKIVVLGDGVRRSIRLNGRV, via the coding sequence ATGACTTCTTCGCCTTCTCGTCCACAGGAGGCTAGCTCTCCTGCGCTATTTTATAACCCGTCTTCGTCTTCTCAGCCGGACACCTATGAGCGAGGTCAGCAGAACGCCGGCAACATGATCGGATCCTCTCCTTTCCACTATCCATCCTCTTCACAGTCGCAGCAGAATACGCGGTCAAATCGGGGCGGGGCCTTTTCTTCTCAGGGCGTTCCCAGGTCTGAGCGTTCTTACGCGGGCTCATCACTGCCAGGCACGGCGAGGACTCGGCTGCAGCACTACGGGCGCAGTGATATTCATGCGTCAGACCTTTCTTCGCCAAGACGCATGGTCAACTTTAATTCTCCATCGACGTTATCCTCGTCTGATCCGCCATCCGAGAATGACGAGCCCATGAGAATTATCTGGGGTACGAATGTGTCAATACAGGAGGTGGCATGCACCTTCAAGAACTTTCTGATGACCTTCAAGTACAAGTATCGGAAGATCAAAGACGAGCAAGAGCTGTTCATAAACGAGACAACAGATGAGGAATTGTACTATGTCAACCAGCTGCACCAGATGAGGCAACTCGGAACCTGCAATCTAAACCTTGACGTTAGAAACTTGATTTCATTTCCGGGCACGGAGAAGCTCTATCATCAGCTGCTAAACTATCCACAAGAAGTGATCTCCATTATGGACCAAGCTGTGAAGGACTGCATGGTCCAGCTCGCAGTTGATATCGACGGCGCAGAGGGTAATGAAAACCTAATTGAGGTTGAGTCGAAAATATACAAGATCAGGCCGTACAATTTGGATTCAGAGAGGGGCATGAGAGAGCTCAACCCGAACGACATCGATAAACTAGTAAGCATAAAGGGTCTTGTTCTTCGTTCCACTCCTGTCATTCCAGATATGAAATTGGCATTTTTCAAATGTAGCGTATGTGACCATACCACGGCGGTAGAAATTGATCGTGGTATTATCCAGGAGCCGTTGCGGTGCCCGCGTGTTGCATGTAATCAGAGAAACTCCATGTCGTTAATCCACAATAGATGCTCCTTTGCAGATAAGCAAGTTATAAAGTTACAAGAAACCCCGGATCTTGTCCCAGATGGCCAGACTCCCCACTCCGTGTCATTGTGTATATATGATGAGTTGGTTGACAGCTGCAGGGCGGGTGACAGGATTGAAGTGACAGGGATCTTCAGGTCTATCCCCATAAGAGCAAATCAGCGGCAGCGTGCCCTTAAATCCCTGTACAAGACCTACTTGGATGTTGTTCACGTTCGAAAAGTCAGCGCACGGCGCCTCGATATTGATACCTCCACTGTTGAACAGCAAATCCTCCAAAACCAGATGGACAATGTGGAGGAACTACGGAAAGTAACTGATGAAGATATCGCCAAGATCAATGCTGTTGCAGCACGCCCGGATGTTTACGAAGTCTTGGCCAGATCCATTGCGCCAAGTATCTACGAACTTGATGACATAAAGAAAGGAATTCTCCTGCAGCTATTCGGCGGGACAAATAAAACATTTACAAAGGGTGGCAGGTATAGGGGTGATATAAATATACTTTTGTGCGGTGATCCATCTACTTCGAAGTCCCAAATCCTGCAGTACGTCCACAAGATTGCTCCTCGTGGTGTTTACACATCTGGTAAAGGTTCCTCTGCCGTTGGTCTAACAGCCTATATCACAAGAGATGTCGACACCAAGCAATTGGTGCTGGAGAGTGGTGCACTAGTCCTATCTGACGGCGGTGTGTGCTGTATCGATGAATTCGACAAGATGAGCGACTCGACCCGTTCTGTTTTGCACGAAGTGATGGAGCAGCAAACAATATCCGTGGCCAAGGCGGGTATCATCACCACTCTAAATGCCAGAACGTCCATATTGGCAAGTGCGAACCCCATAGGTTCACGATACAACCCCAATCTCCCCGTGACTGAGAACATTGACCTGCCCCCTCCATTGCTGTCTAGATTCGACTTGGTATACCTGGTGTTGGACAAGGTCTCCGAGTCCACCGATCGAGAATTAGCCAAGCACCTGACCAGCCTCTACCTAGAGGACAAGCCCGCCCATGTGTCCGAGTCGGACATCCTTCCGGTGCACTTTCTCACAATGTATATCAACTATGCCAAGCAGCATATTCACCCGGTGATCACAGAAGGGGCCAAGACCGAGCTGGTGCGCGCCTATGTGAACATGCGCAGCATGGGCGACGACTCGCGCGCAGATGAGAAGAGAATCACCGCCACTACTCGGCAGCTGGAAAGCATGATCAGACTGTCCGAAGCGCACGCTAAGGTGCGCCTTTCGCAGCAGGTTGAGGTCAGCGACGTCCAGGAAGCAGTGAGACTGATCAAGTCTGCCATCAAGGACTACGCAATAGACCCCAAGACAGGCAAGATCGACATGAACCTTATCCAAACCGGCAAGTCCGTGATCCAGCGCAAGCTCCAGGAGGACCTTGCCCGTGAAATTGTCCGCCTGCTAACCGAACGCTCTGCCGATGTCATCACCTACAATGAGCTAGCCAGATTGCTGAACGAGAACTCTCAGGACCGCCTGGACAACATGACGATTTCAGACGCTCTGAATCGCCTGCAGCAGGAAGACAAGATAGTGGTCCTCGGCGACGGCGTCCGGAGATCGATACGCCTGAACGGCCGTGTCTAG
- the ROK1 gene encoding RNA-dependent ATPase ROK1 (Syntenic homolog of Saccharomyces cerevisiae YGL171W (ROK1)), whose amino-acid sequence MDIFRVLTRGASVKKDGKQVDFSRVQSQRTARPGQRGKDEDEEQLSRELDFFRTRRSVPAAAERPAEETGDAHRDETEQDEGAEDVAPPPRITTAEEASQLRRSYRGKVTGADAPLPIGSFEDLVTRFKLDKRLLSNLIENNFTEPTPIQCEAIPISLQNRDIVACAPTGSGKTLAFLIPLLQQVISDKAVGTGVKGLIISPTKELANQIFDECSKLAQRIFLEKKRPLSVALLSKSLAAKLKNQIVSDKKYDIIISTPLRLIDIVKSESLDLSAVKYLIFDEADKLFDKTFVEQTDDILSACSHPNISKVLFSATLPSSVEELAQSIMTDPVRVIIGHKEAANTNIEQKLVFCGNEEGKLVAIRQLIQEGMFRPPVIIFLESITRAKALFHELLYDKLNVDVIHAERTQVQREKIIERFKSGDLWCLICTDVLARGIDFKGINLVINYDVPRSAQAYVHRIGRTGRGGRKGTAVTFFTKQDAIAVKPIVNVMKQSGCEVAAWMENIAKMTKREKEMIKKGKAFVDRKQISTVPKILKQKKRQQKEMIEASKKRKLAQQAGDASEEEHA is encoded by the coding sequence ATGGATATTTTCAGGGTTCTGACACGTGGCGCATCGGTGAAGAAGGACGGGAAGCAGGTGGACTTCTCCAGAGTGCAGAGCCAGCGAACAGCGCGGCCTGGACAGCGCGGgaaggacgaggacgaagaGCAACTCTCGCGCGAGCTGGATTTCTTTCGCACGAGGCGGTCTGTGCCTGCTGCCGCAGAGAGGCCAGCGGAAGAGACCGGGGATGCTCATAGGGACGAGACCGAGCAGGACGAGGGCGCAGAGGACGTGGCACCACCGCCCCGGATCACGACAGCAGAAGAAGCGTCGCAGCTACGGCGCTCGTACCGGGGCAAGGTCACAGGCGCGGATGCGCCTCTCCCCATTGGGTCGTTTGAGGACCTGGTGACACGCTTCAAGCTGGACAAGAGGCTGCTATCGAACCTGATTGAGAACAACTTTACGGAGCCGACGCCCATCCAGTGCGAGGCCATCCCCATCAGTCTGCAGAACCGGGACATAGTGGCGTGTGCGCCGACCGGTAGTGGTAAGACTCTGGCCTTTTTGATACCTCTTTTACAGCAGGTGATATCCGACAAGGCCGTTGGCACCGGCGTGAAGGGCTTGATTATCTCGCCCACAAAAGAACTTGCCAACCAGATCTTTGACGAGTGCTCGAAGCTTGCTCAGCGGATCTTCCTCGAGAAAAAGCGCCCGTTGTCAGTGGCATTGCTCTCCAAGTCTCTCGCGGCGAAGCTGAAAAACCAGATCGTGAGCGACAAGAAATATGATATCATCATATCGACTCCTCTGCGACTCATAGATATAGTGAAGAGCGAATCGCTTGACCTAAGCGCTGTCAAGTACCTGATCTTTGATGAAGCCGACAAGCTATTTGACAAAACCTTTGTGGAACAGACGGACGACATCCTAAGCGCATGTAGCCACCCAAATATTAGCAAGGTGCTGTTCTCGGCCACCCTGCCCTCCAGTGTCGAAGAGCTTGCACAGTCGATCATGACCGACCCCGTCAGAGTAATCATTGGCCACAAGGAGGCCGCTAATACGAACATTGAACAGAAATTAGTATTCTGCGGAAACGAAGAAGGTAAGTTGGTTGCCATCAGGCAGCTAATACAGGAAGGGATGTTCCGCCCTCCCGTAATAATCTTTTTGGAATCCATCACCAGAGCCAAAGCATTATTCCATGAGCTATTGTACGATAAACTAAATGTTGATGTTATCCACGCTGAGCGTACCCAAGTTCAAAGGGAGAAGATCATCGAACGATTCAAGAGCGGTGATCTATGGTGCCTCATCTGTACCGATGTTCTGGCACGTGGTATAGATTTCAAGGGCATCAATCTTGTTATCAACTATGACGTTCCTCGCTCAGCACAGGCTTACGTCCACAGGATCGGCCGTACAGGCAGAGGCGGACGGAAAGGTACAGCAGTGACTTTCTTTACAAAGCAGGACGCAATTGCTGTGAAACCGATTGTCAACGTCATGAAGCAGAGTGGGTGCGAGGTCGCCGCTTGGATGGAGAATATCGCGAAGATGACCAAGAGGGAAAAGGAGATGATTAAGAAGGGCAAGGCATTCGTGGACAGGAAGCAGATCAGCACGGTTCCAAAGATACTGAAGCAGAAGAAACGACAGCAAAAAGAAATGATAGAGGCATCTAAGAAGCGCAAACTGGCCCAGCAAGCCGGCGACGCCAGCGAGGAAGAGCATGCATAA
- the RLF2 gene encoding Rlf2p (Syntenic homolog of Saccharomyces cerevisiae YPR018W (RLF2)) yields MHNTQAASPNQDVLPFFQGETAVKEDNIERDEDQLVTKRSSPARDASVCEVQCVDIGSDEDAGAIDIIEVDTKENDAVEAADCVTVLEEAPAEQKPGAPLGENRKTRSKGAVKESSKAKKQATKEQLELKKRQEREERELKKLRDKEERELKKLREKEERELKKLREKEERELKRQKEKEERELKKLREKEERELKRQKEKEERELKKQLEKEERERKEEEKQKKTEAKERAQLRIGSFFKKTVISKSLDDSKSDYDRAFLPFYIKRDVKVAGLHQLDRGKLQDSEAAIDKRLHDAAAPQDTLDWLASVRPPKCGYEIRCTAVEVLQKMTAKQKTDEELQTLLGQVPHKYIKFYENIRPPYIGTYSKNVTLPRCNPFSTEETGFNYDYDSDLDWINDEDEEGGDVDDLEADDDDDDDDDDEQDQGDEHEFDGFLDSDDDSGSTSKKSFAGPLIPVVHLVRDFDNLKADEQQYFNMLAVQYLIEAQPFPIDPNYAPNKRPPPRGVCESTTSPEHGQAQKKAKSLISEPKDLLKLLDEVHESTFSLGTISEIVQKHVPHYSKETIKNTVKHYAARSSGKGNTSRKWQVIDVEGWEQLKVNR; encoded by the coding sequence ATGCATAATACTCAGGCGGCATCGCCAAATCAAGATGTCTTACCGTTCTTTCAAGGTGAAACTGCGGTCAAGGAAGACAATATAGAAAGAGATGAGGATCAACTGGTGACAAAAAGAAGCAGCCCGGCTCGAGATGCGTCTGTGTGCGAGGTACAGTGCGTCGATATTGGCAGCGATGAAGACGCGGGAGCCATAGACATCATTGAAGTAGACACGAAGGAGAACGACGCAGTAGAAGCCGCGGATTGCGTGACGGTGCTCGAGGAAGCCCCGGCAGAGCAGAAACCTGGCGCGCCGCTGGGCGAAAATAGAAAGACCAGGAGCAAGGGCGCGGTGAAGGAGAGCAGCAAGGCCAAGAAGCAGGCAACCAAGGAGCAGTTGGAGCTTAAAAAGCGGCAGGAGCGcgaggagcgcgagctcaagaagctgcgagacaaggaggagcgcgagctcaagaagctgcgggagaaggaggagcgtgagctcaagaagctgcgggagaaggaggagcgcgagctgaagaggcagaaggaaaaggaggagcgcgaactcaagaagctgcgggagaaggaggagcgcgagctgaagaggcagaaggaaaaggaggagcgcgagctcaagaagcaactcgagaaggaggagcgcgagcggaaggaggaggagaagcAGAAGAAAACCGAGGCGAAGGAACGAGCGCAGCTGAGGATCGGCAGTTTCTTCAAGAAAACCGTGATTTCCAAGTCTCTGGATGACTCCAAGAGCGACTACGATAGGGCGTTCTTGCCGTTCTATATAAAGCGGGACGTGAAGGTTGCCGGCCTGCACCAACTGGACCGGGGTAAGCTGCAGGATAGCGAAGCTGCGATCGATAAGAGGCTGCATGatgccgccgcgccccaGGACACACTGGACTGGCTCGCGTCTGTACGGCCTCCGAAGTGCGGGTACGAGATCAGGTGCACGGCCGTGGAGGTCCTGCAGAAAATGACGGCCAAGCAGAAGACCGACGAGGAGCTCCAGACACTCCTTGGGCAGGTGCCCCACAAATACATCAAGTTCTACGAGAACATCCGGCCGCCATATATCGGGACTTACTCCAAAAACGTGACGCTGCCGCGCTGCAATCCGTTCTCTACAGAAGAGACAGGCTTCAACTATGACTACGATTCAGACTTGGACTGGATCAACGACGAAGACGAGGAGGGCGGCGACGTGGATGACCTCGAGgccgacgacgacgacgacgacgacgacgacgacgagcaGGACCAGGGGGACGAGCACGAGTTCGACGGCTTCCTGGATAGCGATGACGACTCTGGCTCCACCTCGAAGAAGAGCTTCGCTGGTCCACTGATACCGGTGGTCCATCTTGTGCGGGACTTTGACAACCTGAAAGCTGACGAACAGCAGTATTTCAACATGCTAGCGGTCCAGTATCTAATTGAGGCACAGCCGTTCCCAATCGACCCTAACTATGCTCCCAACAAGAGACCGCCTCCTCGGGGGGTCTGTGAGTCGACCACTTCTCCAGAACATGGACAGGCCCAGAAGAAGGCCAAGAGCTTAATCTCCGAACCCAAGGACTTGTTAAAGCTGTTGGATGAGGTCCACGAATCGACTTTTTCCCTTGGGACCATCAGTGAAATTGTCCAGAAGCACGTTCCACACTATTCAAAGGAGACGATAAAAAATACAGTTAAGCATTACGCTGCGAGGTCCAGCGGGAAAGGCAATACGTCCCGCAAATGGCAGGTGATAGACGTCGAAGGCTGGGAACAGCTGAAGGTCAATCGGTGA
- the ATP20 gene encoding F1F0 ATP synthase subunit g (Syntenic homolog of Saccharomyces cerevisiae YPR020W (ATP20)) translates to MASRVQAFINCASQKASFFVSKTVYCGKVAGELTKTVYFKEGLQPPNISDFEMVYWRLLKQFKNAAAHPQQTLASVKSLGKNDLVKYGAVGVQMLGLYSLGEAIGRRHLVGYTNYSSHH, encoded by the coding sequence ATGGCATCTCGGGTACAAGCATTCATTAACTGTGCTAGTCAGAAGGCCTCCTTTTTTGTTTCGAAGACCGTCTACTGCGGCAAGGTTGCCGGTGAATTGACCAAGACGGTGTACTTCAAAGAGGGCTTGCAGCCTCCAAACATATCTGACTTCGAGATGGTATACTGGAGACTACTAAAGCAGTTCAAGAATGCGGCTGCACACCCACAGCAAACATTGGCATCTGTGAAGAGCCTAGGGAAGAATGACCTGGTGAAGTACGGTGCCGTCGGTGTGCAGATGCTCGGACTGTACTCGCTAGGCGAGGCGATCGGTAGAAGACACCTTGTCGGCTACACAAACTACTCCTCGCACCACTAG
- the SPO74 gene encoding Spo74p (Syntenic homolog of Saccharomyces cerevisiae YGL170C (SPO74)), producing MWCAAMVSRIAQITVSAARQRQRMRKDTAFGFCVTQTIYLLNEDLQSSAAVILLAQAKMSDLVNLSSWSRKVRTISQHSSCMEGPRKSTASSGGVCKSSGTAPDEVLALQNENCHLQLMLSEKGSEVELLKSKVGQLQQRLDELLLSNNSAMTGNVPLSDLYLKPDEDEVMTHFSGSPYRGSRPFSHSTKHSAVSVTSNSRHMSYLFVSRQLVPYMREAISIFERSDLFSGQALKARRAFVKAIDGALSAVPQFDDLVDVLDELTILQRNAIVCLNRELEYKKVSQQLEYLATIFRDPKECGLRTEDYVEHLRKQLIEVITNIHSTMPLLDPACYSSVPTENTTSDPLRHDATDVTPSESLLPDDTDRSPPMMPHQQCENTPAPRTPHPTFRTMLPIAAHRTAPSALPELFKRTRPPKLAGTHTSPQLRRGPSASNNYVQALSDLKLTMPARRTPKEPLEFIPIGFDGRLSGAQTPSRLTSPRKLGKVVLTPLTWSRDGCDDYVSGDPLEQFYAERVSGTDLEDTRTTITGFNSI from the coding sequence ATGTGGTGCGCGGCGATGGTCTCGCGAATCGCGCAGATAACAGTTTCGGCAGCGCGTCAGCGACAGCGAATGCGGAAAGATACCGCTTTCGGTTTTTGTGTCACCCAGACAATATATTTGTTGAATGAAGATCTCCAGAGCAGCGCGGCAGTCATCCTTCTAGCTCAGGCCAAGATGTCTGATCTGGTGAACCTCAGCAGCTGGAGTCGTAAGGTACGTACGATCTCGCAGCACTCCTCGTGTATGGAAGGACCTAGGAAGTCCACGGCGTCGAGCGGCGGCGTCTGCAAGAGCAGCGGTACCGCGCCCGATGAGGTGCTGGCGTTGCAAAACGAGAACTGCCACTTGCAGCTCATGCTATCCGAAAAGGGCAGTGAAGTGGAACTACTCAAAAGCAAAGTGggccagctccagcagcgactAGACGAGCTGCTCTTGTCAAACAACTCTGCGATGACAGGCAACGTGCCGCTTTCGGATTTGTATCTCAAGCCAGATGAAGACGAGGTGATGACGCATTTCTCGGGGTCGCCCTACCGGGGCAGTAGGCCCTTCAGCCACTCAACCAAGCACTCGGCAGTTAGCGTGACGTCGAACTCCCGGCACATGAGCTATCTGTTCGTGTCGCGCCAGCTTGTGCCGTACATGCGCGAGGCAATCAGCATTTTCGAGCGCAGTGATCTCTTTAGTGGACAGGCCCTGAAGGCCCGGCGCGCCTTTGTTAAGGCGATCGACGGCGCGCTGAGCGCGGTGCCACAATTCGACGACCTCGTTGACGTGCTCGACGAGCTCACGATCCTTCAGCGCAACGCCATCGTCTGCTTGAACCGCGAGCTAGAATACAAGAAGGTCtcgcagcagctcgagTACTTGGCAACCATTTTCCGCGACCCGAAGGAATGTGGGCTCCGCACCGAAGATTACGTGGAGCACCTCCGCAAGCAGCTCATCGAGGTCATCACCAACATACACAGCACAATGCCGCTCTTGGACCCCGCGTGCTACAGCTCCGTGCCCACCGAAAACACTACCTCCGATCCTCTTCGGCACGACGCAACAGACGTAACGCCGTCCGAGTCGCTTCTGCCCGACGACACGGACCGCAGCCCGCCCATGATGCCACACCAGCAGTGCGAAAACACACctgcgccgcgcacgccgcACCCCACCTTCCGCACCATGCTCCCCATTGCCGCGCACCGCACCGCGCCCTCGGCGCTACCGGAGTTGTTCAAAAGGACCCGCCCACCAAAGCTCGCTGGCACCCACACGTCGCCGCAGTTGCGGCGCGGCCCCTCCGCCTCCAATAACTACGTCCAGGCGCTTAGCGACCTCAAGCTCACCATGCCCGCGCGCAGAACCCCAAAGGAACCTCTTGAGTTCATCCCCATCGGCTTCGACGGCCGGCTCTCCGGCGCGCAGACGCCGTCGCGCTTGACGTCTCCCCGCAAGCTCGGGAAGGTTGTCTTGACCCCGCTAACCTGGAGCAGGGACGGCTGCGACGATTACGTGAGTGGCGATCCACTGGAGCAGTTCTATGCAGAAAGGGTCTCCGGAACAGACCTGGAAGATACCAGAACGACCATTACGGGCTTTAATAGCATATAA
- the MRPL15 gene encoding mitochondrial 54S ribosomal protein mL57 (Syntenic homolog of Saccharomyces cerevisiae YLR312W-A (MRPL15)), which translates to MLCSKISIGTRQSTRHASYIVNGIKVRGLKNPNEDLKNPAGLHYNEVDPARHQAKFKQAFNLDKYGLQIPDDILLQCLTHKSFANSAKPYNEKLSLLGGQLLKWYASALTVQQPGAAGVQQKPVNGLNVANLGHEPYTLWTDSKVISEHMRTRDVDDLIFWNKRDSRATEKFNGLPKVRTTVLQALIGSSLTFNGEEKTAKFVLEELMDSNNANSLPSLALQMAELKA; encoded by the coding sequence ATGTTGTGTTCTAAGATATCGATAGGCACTAGACAGTCTACGCGCCATGCATCTTACATCGTTAATGGTATCAAAGTCCGAGGCCTGAAGAACCCCAATGAAGATCTTAAGAACCCGGCGGGGCTGCACTACAACGAGGTGGACCCAGCAAGGCACCAGGCGAAATTTAAGCAAGCATTCAATCTAGATAAGTACGGGTTGCAGATTCCCGACGATATTCTGCTGCAGTGTTTGACACATAAGTCATTTGCCAATAGCGCAAAGCCATACAACGAAAAACTGTCGTTGCTGGGCGGCCAATTGCTCAAGTGGTATGCATCGGCGCTGACGGTGCAACAGCCGGGTGCGGCGGGTGTACAGCAGAAGCCGGTGAATGGGCTGAATGTTGCGAATCTGGGGCACGAGCCATACACGCTGTGGACTGACAGCAAGGTTATCTCTGAGCACATGAGGACCAGGGACGTTGACGACCTGATCTTCTGGAATAAGCGGGACTCACGCGCGACAGAGAAATTCAATGGCCTGCCCAAGGTCCGGACTACCGTGCTGCAGGCTCTAATTGGTAGCAGTCTGACATTTAACGGGGAAGAGAAGACAGCCAAGTTCGTGCTGGAAGAACTGATGGATAGTAACAATGCGAACAGCCTGCCATCATTAGCCCTTCAGATGGCCGAACTAAAAGCATGA
- a CDS encoding ADL027Wp (Non-syntenic homolog of Saccharomyces cerevisiae YOL048C (RRT8) (RRT8) and YAL018C) yields MSLYDQRSLSSQRTSISQNHGFWNELYNATVGSLFELSTVVTARAGALRKNFWDDFTNYRNYLYPIRGFCEFLKWPRYWGFGLIVGFCYALLFIMLTALYFTFLLPILSAWQVVLLGPIGMVISIIQMVLQCNMWTVRGVKWFVLPVIKEDLFDTYLRRKGYGRLLNTLKQRSFPVVPTYRKNHLEFWIYQIPLQVFLFVCSVTLTIFIIALSMVPIIGPTFATILLSPRRSFNYYNTWMNQLRMTRQMKCDSYYEKLGQHMAFGLSCGFFELFPVLSIIGICSNVISTALVVEDEIDQRRIALDSAELASIATTSTTESSSQTSQTTGTSSTSSS; encoded by the coding sequence ATGTCATTGTACGACCAACGGTCTTTAAGCTCTCAAAGGACATCCATTAGCCAAAACCACGGTTTTTGGAATGAACTCTATAATGCGACAGTGGGTTCACTCTTTGAGTTAAGTACCGTTGTCACCGCCAGAGCTGGTGCGCTCAGGAAGAACTTTTGGGATGATTTTACCAACTACAGAAACTACCTATACCCGATTCGAGGGTTTTGCGAGTTCTTGAAGTGGCCGCGGTACTGGGGCTTCGGGTTGATTGTGGGGTTCTGCTATGCGCTTCTTTTTATCATGCTTACCGCCCTATACTTTACATTTCTCTTGCCAATTCTATCCGCTTGGCAGGTGGTTCTTTTGGGCCCAATAGGCATGGTGATAAGTATCATACAGATGGTTTTGCAGTGCAACATGTGGACTGTCAGAGGCGTGAAATGGTTTGTGCTTCCTGTGATCAAGGAAGACCTATTCGACACCTATCTTCGCAGGAAAGGTTATGGCAGGCTACTTAACACCCTAAAACAGCGCTCCTTTCCCGTGGTCCCCACTTACCGCAAGAACCACCTAGAGTTTTGGATCTACCAGATCCCGCTACAGGTTTTCCTTTTTGTCTGCTCGGTAACTCTGACGATCTTCATTATCGCTTTATCCATGGTACCTATCATTGGCCCGACGTTTGCGACTATCCTCTTGAGTCCTAGACGGTCGTTCAACTACTATAATACTTGGATGAACCAGTTACGGATGACCAGGCAAATGAAGTGCGACAGCTACTACGAAAAGCTCGGTCAGCATATGGCATTTGGCTTGTCTTGTGGCTTCTTCGAGCTTTTCCCTGTCCTTTCCATCATCGGCATTTGCAGTAATGTGATATCCACCGCTCTAGTTGTCGAAGACGAAATTGACCAGCGTAGAATCGCCCTTGATTCTGCTGAGCTTGCCAGCATTGCAACGACCAGCACCACTGAATCGTCCAGTCAAACCAGCCAGACTACCGGTACGTCATCGACCTCATCATCGTGA